In a genomic window of Primulina huaijiensis isolate GDHJ02 chromosome 10, ASM1229523v2, whole genome shotgun sequence:
- the LOC140986457 gene encoding vignain-like, whose product MKKLVLVILSFALVLRLGESFDFHEKDLERDDSLWDLYERWRSHHTVSRSIDEKNKRFNVFKANTHYVHNFNKKDKPYKLKLNKFADMTNHEFRNLYSGSKVKHHRMLQGSVRGNGTFMYENVQSVPPSVDWRKTGSVTGVKDQGQCGSCWAFSTVVAVEGINHIKTNHLVSLSEQELVDCDHDQNAGCDGGLMDLAFDFIKKKGGITTEANYPYTAQDGTCDGKKANAPAVTIDGHENVPANNEDALLKAAANQPIAVAIDAEGSDFQFYSEGVFTGECGTELDHGVAIVGYGTTLDGTKYWIVKNSWGAEWGEKGYIRMQRGVRAKEGQCGIAMEASYPLKTSSNNPHGPTKINLKDEL is encoded by the exons ATGAAGAAATTAGTCTTAGTGATTCTCTCTTTTGCTCTGGTCCTTCGTCTCGGGGAGAGCTTCGATTTCCACGAGAAAGATTTAGAGAGAGATGACAGTTTGTGGGATTTGTACGAACGGTGGAGGAGCCACCACACGGTGTCGAGAAGCATTGATGAAAAGAATAAACGATTTAAtgtcttcaaggcaaatactcaTTATGTCCACAATTTCAACAAGAAGGATAAGCCATACAAGTTGAAACTAAACAAGTTTGCAGACATGACGAACCACGAATTCAGGAACCTTTATTCGGGCTCGAAGGTGAAGCATCATCGGATGCTGCAAGGAAGTGTAAGAGGAAATGGAACTTTTATGTATGAGAACGTTCAAAGTGTTCCACCTTCTGTTGATTGGAGGAAGACAGGGTCTGTCACTGGTGTCAAGGATCAAGGCCAATGTG GTAGTTGCTGGGCATTTTCGACCGTGGTGGCAGTCGAGGgaataaatcatatcaaaacaaaCCATTTGGTTTCCCTGTCGGAGCAAGAGCTTGTTGATTGCGACCATGATCAAAATGCAGGCTGCGATGGAGGACTAATGGACTTAGCATTCGATTTTATAAAGAAGAAGGGTGGCATTACCACAGAGGCAAACTATCCTTACACAGCACAAGATGGTACATGTGACGGTAAAAAG GCTAATGCTCCAGCAGTGACAATTGATGGACATGAAAATGTGCCAGCAAACAATGAAGATGCCCTATTGAAAGCAGCAGCAAATCAGCCCATAGCAGTTGCCATAGATGCCGAAGGTTCTGATTTCCAGTTCTACTCGGAG GGAGTATTCACCGGAGAATGTGGCACCGAGCTAGATCATGGGGTGGCAATTGTGGGATACGGAACAACTCTTGATGGAACAAAATACTGGATAGTGAAGAACTCATGGGGAGCTGAATGGGGGGAGAAAGGTTATATTAGGATGCAGCGTGGTGTCCGAGCGAAAGAGGGACAATGTGGTATAGCAATGGAAGCTTCTTATCCTCTAAAAACTTCCTCCAATAATCCCCATGGACCCACCAAAATAAACCTCAAGGATGAACTCTAG
- the LOC140986458 gene encoding peptide methionine sulfoxide reductase-like, protein MATNDKSTANPALEPDLDAPFAPSLELAQFAAGCFWGVELTYQRLEGVVKTEVGYSQGHVPNPTYQSVCTGSTNHAEVVRVHFDPNVCPYTTLLDVFWAKHNPTTLNRQGNDVGTQYRSGIYYYNERQAELAKESLESKQIEFGKNKIVTEILPAKTFYKAEEYHQQYLEKGGRGGSKQSAAKGCKDPIRCYG, encoded by the exons ATGGCGACCAACGACAAGTCCACGGCCAACCCGGCCTTGGAGCCGGATCTGGATGCTCCATTTGCGCCTAGTCTGGAGCTGGCCCAGTTTGCGGCGGGTTGCTTTTGGGGAGTGGAGCTAACGTATCAGAGATTGGAGGGGGTGGTGAAGACTGAAGTGGGCTACTCCCAGGGCCATGTCCCCAACCCGACTTACCAATCTGTTTGCACCGGATCCACCAACCACGCTGAAGTGGTTCGGGTTCACTTTGACCCGAATGTTTGCCCGTACACTACTTTGCTCGACGTGTTCTGGGCAAAACATAACCCGACTACTCTCAATCGCCAG GGAAATGATGTTGGAACACAGTATAGATCAGGGATATACTACTACAATGAGAGACAAGCTGAATTAGCTAAAGAATCCTTAGAATCTAAGCAGATTGAGTTTGGGAAAAATAAGATCGTCACAGAAATTTTACCAGCAAAGACTTTTTACAAGGCTGAAGAGTATCACCAGCAATACTTGGAGAAGGGTGGAAGAGGTGGTTCTAAGCAGTCAGCTGCTAAAGGTTGCAAGGATCCTATTCGATGCTATGGTTGA